In Thiospirochaeta perfilievii, a single window of DNA contains:
- the pflB gene encoding formate C-acetyltransferase has translation MNFFDNEWRGFKSGRWSEGINLQSFIMSNITSYNGDESFLESPTESTKKLWEKVSELFKQEIKAGGPLEIDVDTISTISSHNAGYIDKGLEKIVGLQTDKPLKRSIMPYGGIRVVENSCKAYGYDLNPSVSEIFTKYRRTHNDGVFSAYNSEIRAARKSGIITGLPDGYGRGRIIGDYRRIALYGLDYLIEDKKNQKLSLDGKGVNEESIRNREELTDQLKSLAEIKVMAKSYGYDISKPAQNTLEAFQWVYFGYLAAIKEQNGAAMSLGRVSSFLDIYIERDLKEGTITEVEAQEIMDHFVMKLRMVRFLRTPSYDELFSGDPIWVTEAIGGMSCDGRSLVTKSSYRILHTLYNLGPSPEPNLTVLWSTRSPQNWKNYCAKVSIDTSAIQYESDFLMRKEFGDDYSIACCVSAMRTGKQMQFFGARCNLAKTLLYAINGGKDELSGIQVGPRFEPITSEYLDYDEVMEKFDNFMSWIAHIYVDALNIIHYMHDKYAYESVQMALHDLEIHRTMACGIAGLSVVADSLSAIKYAKVKVIRNEDGNAVSYETEGDFPKFGNDDNRVDSIATDLVERFMHKLQENSAYRNSKLTQSILTITSNVVYGKKTGDTPCGRKKGEPFAPGANPMHGRDSSGAIASMASVAKLPYEFAEDGISYTFSASPSSLGKTRDEQVNNLTRILDGYVRQDGHHINVNVLEREMLLDAMDHPEQYPQLTVRVSGYAVNFVKLTREQQYDVINRTFHTEF, from the coding sequence ATGAACTTCTTTGATAATGAATGGCGAGGATTTAAAAGTGGTCGATGGAGTGAGGGCATTAATTTACAGAGTTTTATAATGTCAAATATTACTTCTTATAATGGTGATGAATCATTTTTAGAGTCTCCAACAGAGAGTACTAAGAAACTATGGGAAAAAGTTTCAGAACTTTTTAAACAAGAGATTAAAGCGGGGGGTCCTTTAGAGATAGATGTTGATACTATATCTACTATAAGTTCCCACAATGCTGGTTATATAGATAAGGGTTTAGAGAAAATAGTAGGTCTACAGACTGATAAACCCCTCAAAAGATCAATTATGCCATATGGTGGAATTAGAGTGGTAGAAAACTCATGTAAGGCTTATGGTTACGATTTAAACCCAAGTGTTAGTGAAATATTTACTAAATATAGACGAACCCATAATGATGGAGTATTTTCTGCATATAACTCTGAAATTAGAGCTGCTAGAAAATCAGGTATTATTACTGGTCTTCCAGATGGGTATGGTCGTGGTAGAATAATTGGAGATTATAGAAGAATTGCTCTTTATGGACTGGACTACTTAATTGAAGATAAAAAGAATCAAAAACTATCCCTAGATGGGAAGGGTGTTAACGAAGAGTCAATTAGAAATAGAGAGGAGTTAACAGATCAGTTAAAAAGTCTCGCAGAGATAAAAGTTATGGCCAAAAGTTATGGTTATGATATCTCTAAACCAGCACAAAATACATTGGAAGCATTTCAATGGGTTTATTTTGGCTATTTAGCTGCTATTAAGGAGCAAAATGGGGCGGCGATGAGTCTTGGTCGTGTGTCCTCCTTTTTAGATATATATATAGAGCGTGATTTAAAAGAGGGCACTATTACAGAGGTGGAAGCCCAGGAGATTATGGATCATTTTGTAATGAAACTACGAATGGTTCGTTTTTTAAGAACACCATCCTATGATGAACTTTTTAGTGGAGATCCAATTTGGGTTACAGAGGCTATTGGTGGAATGTCATGTGATGGTAGAAGCTTAGTTACAAAATCATCCTATAGGATTTTACACACTTTATATAATTTAGGACCATCTCCAGAGCCAAACTTAACAGTGTTATGGTCAACAAGAAGTCCCCAGAATTGGAAGAATTATTGTGCTAAGGTCTCTATTGATACAAGTGCTATTCAGTATGAGTCAGACTTTTTAATGAGAAAAGAGTTTGGTGATGATTACTCTATTGCCTGCTGTGTATCTGCAATGAGAACAGGTAAGCAGATGCAGTTTTTTGGTGCTAGATGTAACCTTGCTAAAACACTTTTATATGCTATAAATGGTGGAAAAGATGAACTTAGTGGTATCCAAGTTGGACCAAGGTTTGAACCTATTACTTCTGAGTACCTAGATTATGATGAGGTTATGGAAAAGTTTGATAACTTTATGAGTTGGATTGCCCATATCTATGTAGATGCTCTTAATATTATACATTATATGCATGATAAATACGCATATGAGAGTGTGCAAATGGCACTTCATGATCTAGAGATTCATAGAACAATGGCCTGTGGAATAGCTGGTCTATCAGTAGTTGCAGACTCCCTATCTGCAATAAAATACGCAAAGGTAAAGGTTATTAGAAATGAGGATGGTAATGCTGTCTCATACGAAACAGAGGGTGATTTTCCAAAATTTGGTAACGATGATAATAGGGTAGACTCTATAGCAACTGATTTAGTTGAAAGATTTATGCATAAACTACAGGAGAACAGTGCATATAGAAACTCTAAATTAACCCAGTCCATTTTAACAATTACGTCTAATGTTGTTTATGGTAAAAAAACTGGTGATACACCATGTGGGAGAAAAAAGGGGGAACCATTTGCTCCTGGAGCTAACCCTATGCATGGAAGGGATAGTAGTGGTGCTATAGCTTCTATGGCTTCAGTTGCTAAACTACCATATGAGTTTGCAGAAGATGGTATATCCTATACATTTAGTGCTTCCCCTTCTTCCCTTGGAAAAACTAGGGACGAGCAGGTTAATAATTTAACAAGAATATTAGACGGTTATGTTAGGCAGGATGGGCACCATATAAATGTTAATGTTCTTGAGAGAGAGATGTTATTAGATGCGATGGATCATCCTGAGCAGTATCCTCAATTAACTGTAAGGGTTTCAGGTTATGCTGTAAACTTTGTAAAACTAACAAGGGAGCAACAGTACGACGTAATAAATAGGACTTTCCATACAGAGTTCTAA
- a CDS encoding flagellar hook-length control protein FliK, translating into MRMMSMSVAREIKPKEIDNKKQLENKSLEKPNKIIDPKETNNSKEGKVVEKSNFAKELEEKLSAQDDKKSPKDKEANKLVKKRLVLNSDEINSKLDKSSEKKKKQLTDGVEKLKNIKNSTTNKKEVVKNKTEDKKIDSEVNLKKRDKDVDSQSIAGSTVVEGKNESVDTNKNSTPFDTDNNDNDNDNKIDSLKNGKTENKPEISLNLDTKSKKEILDKKSNKDSDKKTEGNKSKITDLRTNKKFDDVVDNKKNIKNQDVEVKNSEVKFEESSSDENSTITLGSKEVTAEGDGGKTQAPVMKEATQILKQQLKDFGNDSIVKQSRFILKDNNVGEIKLILKPESLGEVKINLNLKQNSLAGQIVVENNSVREIFQENMAHLSKALEDQGYDSANLELSLNDKGEGSKDNKKENKQYFSDRLKKIDQSGNVIRYGSATSGINLTA; encoded by the coding sequence ATGAGAATGATGTCAATGTCTGTTGCTAGGGAGATAAAACCTAAAGAGATAGATAATAAAAAACAACTTGAGAATAAGAGTTTAGAAAAACCTAATAAAATTATTGATCCTAAAGAGACCAATAACTCTAAAGAGGGTAAAGTTGTAGAGAAATCAAATTTTGCTAAAGAGTTAGAAGAAAAACTCTCTGCCCAAGATGATAAAAAAAGTCCTAAAGATAAAGAAGCTAATAAACTAGTTAAAAAGAGACTTGTTTTAAATAGTGACGAAATAAACTCTAAGTTAGATAAAAGTAGTGAGAAGAAAAAGAAACAGCTAACAGATGGTGTTGAAAAACTTAAAAATATTAAAAATTCTACTACTAACAAAAAAGAGGTAGTAAAAAATAAAACAGAAGATAAAAAAATAGATAGCGAAGTAAATCTTAAAAAAAGGGACAAGGACGTTGATTCCCAATCTATTGCTGGAAGTACGGTTGTAGAGGGAAAAAATGAGAGTGTTGATACTAATAAAAATAGTACACCCTTTGATACTGATAATAATGATAACGATAATGATAATAAAATAGATAGTCTAAAAAATGGTAAAACGGAAAATAAGCCTGAGATATCCCTTAATCTTGATACGAAAAGTAAAAAAGAGATTTTAGATAAAAAGAGTAATAAAGATAGTGATAAAAAAACTGAAGGTAATAAGAGTAAAATTACTGATTTAAGAACAAACAAAAAATTTGATGATGTTGTTGATAATAAAAAAAATATAAAAAATCAGGATGTTGAGGTTAAAAATAGTGAAGTTAAGTTTGAAGAGTCAAGCTCTGATGAAAACAGTACTATAACCCTTGGCTCAAAGGAAGTAACTGCCGAGGGAGATGGAGGTAAAACTCAAGCTCCTGTAATGAAAGAGGCGACCCAGATTCTAAAACAACAGTTAAAAGATTTTGGTAATGACTCAATAGTTAAGCAGAGCAGGTTCATTTTAAAGGATAACAATGTAGGGGAAATAAAACTTATTTTAAAGCCGGAATCCCTTGGTGAAGTGAAAATTAATCTTAATTTGAAACAAAATAGTTTAGCAGGACAAATAGTTGTCGAAAATAATAGTGTTAGGGAAATTTTTCAGGAGAATATGGCTCATTTATCAAAGGCCTTAGAGGACCAGGGGTACGATTCTGCTAATTTAGAGCTTTCATTAAATGATAAGGGTGAAGGTTCTAAGGATAATAAAAAAGAGAACAAGCAATATTTTAGTGATAGATTAAAAAAGATTGATCAAAGTGGAAATGTTATCAGGTATGGTTCTGCTACTTCTGGAATCAATCTAACAGCTTAG
- the flgD gene encoding flagellar hook assembly protein FlgD: MSNVNMSGAEYAKVTSEVNNFNKVLNDGKVKSQDMGKDEFLKILITQLQNQDPTKPMEDKEFISQMAQFSSLEQMNNLNTQFEKVSNNLASNQAVSLLGKNVSLTDLGGNNITGRVEAVTSGAYPQIQVNNRLYDYSSLEKVTE, translated from the coding sequence GTGAGTAATGTAAATATGTCAGGTGCTGAGTATGCAAAGGTTACAAGTGAAGTAAATAACTTTAATAAAGTACTTAATGATGGCAAAGTAAAAAGTCAAGATATGGGTAAGGATGAGTTTTTAAAAATTTTAATAACCCAACTTCAGAATCAGGATCCAACAAAGCCAATGGAAGATAAAGAGTTTATATCTCAAATGGCACAGTTTTCATCCCTAGAACAGATGAATAATTTAAATACACAATTTGAAAAAGTTTCAAATAATCTGGCAAGTAATCAGGCTGTATCCTTGTTAGGTAAAAATGTTTCTTTAACAGATTTAGGTGGAAACAATATAACAGGTAGAGTAGAAGCTGTAACTAGTGGTGCATATCCACAGATACAGGTTAACAATAGATTATATGACTATTCAAGTTTAGAAAAAGTAACAGAGTAA
- the glgX gene encoding glycogen debranching protein GlgX gives MKKNSCKYLGSALPLGATITNEGINFSIFSRNAKSVVLNFFKHEKDNIPSQSYTLDPIKNKTGDIWHIFIKGVSHGTLYLYQMDGQWDPDNGLLYDKNNYLIDPYTKALTDNFIWDLHGNGTMPKSIAICHGDFNWEDDKPLNIPMKNSVIYEAHVAGLTKNGNFKYPGTYMGVLELIPYFKDLGITTIEFLPIFAFDSFEGSRKHPKTGKTLENYWGYSTSAFFAPKGMYAHNNSGGNQVTEFKQMVKELHKNGIEVVLDVVFNHTGEGNQDGPIYSFKGIENSLYYMLERDKRNYKNYSGCGNTFNCNNPIVSDFIIDCLRYWVTEMHVDGFRFDLASILARDENGQLNENATIIRRIGDDPVLRNTKLIAEPWDAAGAHQTGNFSNQRWAEWNDRYRDDIRQFWRGDSSYFKRAATRIAGSSDMFSHSNKKPFHSINFITAHDGFTLMDLMSYSNKNNFDNGEDNRDGSNNNLSHNCGIEGYTDDPIVTKLRVKQIKNHLATLLISQGTPMILGGDEIGRTKGGNNNTYCQNNEISWFDWKNSNEEILRFTKIMINFRKRHPAFQRPDFYTGLDISNNSLADITWYTYTGHEMNWNEEHKCLAFIIDGSRKEIAAEKDDNDFYVMLNSTSQKMQFVFSNAPKNKKWVVKIDTANNSPLDIYPKGEFGDLPTQTSYTVDAKSLVLLESIPIEDGNK, from the coding sequence ATGAAGAAAAACAGTTGTAAATATTTAGGTTCAGCTCTACCTCTAGGAGCGACAATAACAAATGAAGGTATTAATTTTTCAATTTTTTCCAGAAATGCAAAATCAGTAGTTCTAAATTTTTTCAAACATGAAAAAGATAACATTCCTTCACAAAGTTATACTTTAGATCCAATTAAAAATAAGACAGGTGATATATGGCATATTTTTATTAAAGGAGTTAGTCATGGAACTCTATACCTATACCAAATGGATGGCCAGTGGGATCCGGATAACGGCTTACTATATGATAAAAATAATTATTTAATAGACCCATACACTAAAGCCCTTACAGATAATTTTATTTGGGATCTCCATGGAAACGGTACCATGCCTAAATCTATTGCGATATGTCACGGAGATTTTAACTGGGAAGATGATAAACCACTAAATATTCCTATGAAAAACTCAGTAATATATGAGGCACATGTTGCGGGATTAACAAAAAACGGTAACTTTAAATACCCAGGAACATATATGGGTGTTTTAGAACTTATACCCTATTTTAAAGATCTAGGAATAACTACTATAGAGTTTCTACCAATCTTTGCTTTTGACTCATTTGAAGGGTCTAGAAAACACCCTAAAACTGGAAAAACTCTTGAAAACTACTGGGGATATAGTACTAGTGCTTTTTTCGCCCCCAAGGGGATGTATGCCCATAATAATAGTGGAGGAAACCAAGTAACCGAGTTTAAACAGATGGTTAAAGAACTTCATAAAAATGGTATAGAAGTGGTTCTAGATGTTGTATTCAACCATACAGGAGAAGGAAACCAAGATGGTCCTATATACTCCTTTAAAGGAATAGAGAACTCTCTCTACTATATGCTAGAAAGGGATAAAAGAAATTACAAAAACTACTCTGGTTGTGGTAATACATTTAATTGTAATAATCCTATAGTTAGTGACTTTATAATTGACTGCCTAAGGTACTGGGTAACAGAAATGCATGTTGATGGTTTTAGATTTGATCTAGCATCAATTTTAGCTAGGGACGAAAATGGCCAACTTAACGAGAACGCGACTATTATTAGAAGAATAGGTGATGATCCTGTACTGCGAAACACTAAGCTAATTGCAGAACCATGGGATGCTGCTGGAGCCCATCAAACAGGGAATTTCTCCAACCAGAGATGGGCTGAGTGGAATGATAGATACAGGGATGATATTAGACAGTTTTGGAGGGGGGACTCAAGCTACTTTAAAAGAGCAGCAACTAGAATTGCAGGTAGTTCTGATATGTTTTCCCACTCAAATAAAAAACCATTTCATAGTATAAATTTCATTACTGCCCACGACGGTTTTACCCTTATGGATTTAATGAGCTACTCTAATAAAAACAACTTTGATAACGGGGAAGATAACAGAGATGGTTCTAATAATAACTTAAGCCATAACTGTGGTATTGAGGGATATACAGATGACCCTATCGTAACGAAATTAAGGGTAAAGCAGATTAAAAACCACCTTGCAACCTTACTTATTTCCCAGGGGACACCTATGATACTAGGGGGAGATGAGATAGGAAGAACAAAGGGTGGAAACAACAATACATACTGCCAAAACAACGAAATATCTTGGTTTGATTGGAAAAATTCTAATGAAGAGATTCTAAGATTTACAAAAATTATGATTAATTTTAGAAAAAGACACCCCGCATTTCAAAGACCTGATTTTTATACAGGATTAGATATAAGTAATAACTCCCTTGCAGACATTACATGGTACACCTATACAGGCCATGAAATGAACTGGAATGAGGAACATAAATGTCTAGCTTTCATTATTGACGGTTCAAGAAAGGAGATAGCTGCAGAGAAAGATGATAATGATTTTTATGTAATGCTTAACTCTACAAGCCAGAAGATGCAGTTTGTTTTCTCTAATGCACCTAAAAATAAAAAATGGGTTGTTAAAATAGATACGGCTAATAATTCACCCTTAGATATATACCCTAAAGGTGAATTTGGAGATTTACCTACTCAAACCAGTTATACTGTTGATGCTAAATCTCTAGTACTTCTAGAGTCTATTCCTATAGAAGATGGTAATAAGTGA